The Nothobranchius furzeri strain GRZ-AD chromosome 8, NfurGRZ-RIMD1, whole genome shotgun sequence genome includes a region encoding these proteins:
- the LOC107393252 gene encoding very long chain fatty acid elongase 4, whose protein sequence is MSCNEPVTKGFTDLSLNDVPLTGAAKKMASLWQSVLSAHQRIVDNGDKRTDPWLLVYSPVSVSLIFLLYLFVTWAGPRLMKHRQPLDLKVVLILYNFTMVLLSAYMFYEFLVTSWLSNYSLLCQPVDYSTSPLAMRMARVCWWFFLSKVIELSDTLFFILRKKNSQLTFLHVYHHGTMIFNCWAGVKYVTGGQSFFVGLVNSFVHIIMYSYYGLAAIGPHMQKYLWWKRYLTSLQLVQFLLFLLHASYNLFTECDYPDSMNVVVFGYCISLIILFSNFYYQSYLNRRKQK, encoded by the exons ATGAGCTGTAATGAGCCAGTGACAAAAGGTTTTACTGACTTGTCACTGAATGATGTTCCCTTAACTGGAGCAGCGAAGAAG ATGGCTTCGTTGTGGCAAAGTGTCCTGTCTGCTCACCAGAGGATAGTGGACAATGGAG ACAAGAGGACAGACCCCTGGCTGCTGGTCTACTCTCCTGTCTCCGTGTCGCTCATCTTCCTGCTTTACCTGTTTGTGACCTGGGCCGGTCCTCGTCTCATGAAACACAGACAACCTTTGGACCTCAAAGTGGTTCTTATTCTTTACAATTTCACCATGGTTCTTCTGTCTGCATACATGTTCTACGAG TTTCTGGTCACGTCCTGGCTCTCAAACTACAGCCTCCTCTGCCAGCCTGTAGATTACAGCACCAGTCCGCTGGCGATGAGG ATGGCCAgggtttgctggtggtttttcttgTCCAAGGTCATCGAGCTCAGCGACACG CTCTTCTTCATCTTGAGGAAGAAGAACAGCCAGCTGACTTTCCTTCATGTTTATCATCATGGCACCATGATCTTCAACTGCTGGGCGGGAGTCAAGTATGTAACGGGAGGACAGT CATTCTTCGTCGGCCTGGTGAACTCATTCGTTCACATCATCATGTACTCCTACTACGGCCTGGCAGCAATCGGCCCTCACATGCAGAAGTACCTGTGGTGGAAGCGATACCTGACCTCTCTGCAGCTG GTGCagtttctcctcttcctcctgcacGCGAGCTACAACCTGTTCACAGAGTGCGACTACCCCGACTCGATGAACGTGGTGGTGTTTGGTTACTGCATCAGCCTCATCATCCTCTTCAGCAACTTCTACTATCAGAGCTACCTCAACAGGAGGAAGCAGAAATGA
- the LOC107393254 gene encoding very long chain fatty acid elongase 4, with the protein MASLWQSVQYAQQRIVDNGDKRTDPWLLVYSPVSVSLILLLYLFVTWAGPRLMKHRQPFDLKVVLILYNFTMVLLSAYMFYEFLVTSWLSNYSLLCQPVDYSTSPLAMRMARVCWWFFFSKIIELSDTLFFILRKKNSQLTFLHVYHHSTMILQCWAGVKYVIGGQSFFVGLVNSFVHIIMYSYYGLAAIGPHMQKYLWWKRYLTSLQLVQFLLFLLHTGYNLFTECDYPDSMNVVVFGYCISLIILFSNFYYQSYLNSKKQE; encoded by the exons ATGGCTTCATTATGGCAAAGTGTCCAGTATGCTCAGCAGAGGATAGTGGACAATGGAG ACAAGAGGACAGACCCCTGGCTGCTGGTCTACTCTCCTGTCTCCGTGTCGCTCATCTTGCTGCTTTACCTGTTTGTGACCTGGGCCGGTCCTCGTCTCATGAAACACAGACAACCTTTCGACCTCAAAGTGGTTCTTATTCTTTACAATTTCACCATGGTTCTTCTGTCTGCATACATGTTCTACGAG TTTCTGGTCACGTCCTGGCTCTCAAACTACAGCCTCCTCTGCCAGCCTGTAGATTACAGCACCAGTCCGCTGGCGATGAGG ATGGCCAGGGTctgctggtggtttttcttctctAAGATCATCGAGCTCAGCGACACG CTCTTCTTCATCTTGAGGAAAAAGAACAGCCAGCTGACTTTCCTTCATGTTTACCATCACAGCACCATGATCCTGCAGTGCTGGGCGGGAGTCAAGTATGTAATAGGAGGACAGT CATTCTTCGTCGGCCTGGTGAACTCATTCGTTCACATCATCATGTACTCCTACTACGGCCTGGCAGCAATCGGCCCTCACATGCAGAAGTACCTGTGGTGGAAGCGATACCTGACCTCTCTGCAGCTG GTGcagttcctcctcttcctcctgcacACGGGCTACAACCTGTTCACGGAGTGCGACTACCCTGACTCGATGAACGTGGTGGTGTTTGGTTACTGCATCAGCCTCATCATCCTCTTTAGTAATTTTTACTACCAGAGCTACCTCAACAGCAAGAAGCAGGAATGA